A genomic stretch from Megalobrama amblycephala isolate DHTTF-2021 linkage group LG22, ASM1881202v1, whole genome shotgun sequence includes:
- the LOC125258169 gene encoding uncharacterized protein LOC125258169 isoform X1: protein MSPTLSMDIKPSRKLYANHIYSFVFMCILFFCGPQVFKKGSSDQPTPEKNMEEELHLDLDEIMADLEEIQSEEAVKTPHKTRKRKKFDLKLQWKRRDQEGFLVYEKRKLRTDRSGRPVASTIASNPQEVDLGTACTSEASTTKQHFGDVDAQQIIDLQLHLLQNAMDCDEPRSTASHDWALRQTLSEERWQEARPKLLDSLLASDCVRRGPCDHCNMKEAVIRCKDCLPKPRYCGQCDVSMHQNMFFHNRETLIDGFYKPVPPSTAVQDLSGQNIIYEQVCLLPITQPDKICDCDPQNLSVVAGRSVVLICINGRYDIFLPVMNCRTCHASWTPEVVDLLFSGYWPGTVGFQTIYQVDLFKSFEDLKITAPGLSRQAFVKMLQQRSQQFGRSGNICGDVFQKAFLEWTYCRHKREKLCGIDHFTCPACTPDTVAVSADGNRKLYRFSKTKGAEEQPFFDGVFLANDKDVATFVDCVREKTNPIHGKGICGTSTWAAARETSKKTNTKCDEEGLEVAVCRHCILLRGLNMFRGEIFAYPLFLQNELATKTNCKFFCTDIMCRYWPYLQKVAQAFPEMQNLTQMKPFLSVMHAKGHSTKCEVQWGGKNQTGAGTTIGEEVEQVNSFLSRVALTTKYMSKAARVDMITLHARGWNVRKKRNLHKYLSTRYLKYCQRFVRLSINYTFETIRKTKEVKDDIEAIKKSTQRSEEELQQWVTDVRQWAVDTPDDLRTDDPVALQHLIEGLFLGIQQKKRDLYRATDRNKQRHKIRRRIREDKKKLFNAISQYNDLPTTTVFVDSVEDLLATESPIWPWDSETDTSLGVKKKVFDKVMQLERLVEEEVILVEEMKQHWTHLTRSYRALKDQASVLSDDLATQSYPSGLSGQAYHGLRSAVLQILEALKTDMVAVKETYSQICGNGGTVVEEEEEEEEDPYEHVSTDASTDDEL from the exons ATGTCTCCCACCTTAAGCATGGACATTAAACCCTCCAGGAAGTTGTATGCAAACCACAtatattcatttgtttttatgtgtattttgtttttttgtggccCTCAGGTGTTTAAAAAAGGGTCATCTGATCAGCCTACACCAGAGaaaaatatggaggaggaatTACACCTTGATCTTGATGAAATAATGGCTGATTTGGAGGAGATACag AGTGAGGAAGCAGTCAAAACACCACATAAAACACGAAAAAGAAAGAAGTTTGATCTaaaactgcagtggaaaaggaGAGACCAAGAAGGATTTTTGGTCTATGAGAAGCGCAAACTGAGGACAG ACCGATCTGGAAGACCAGTGGCCTCTACCATTGCAAGTAACCCTCAAGAAGTTGATCTTG GAACTGCCTGCACATCTGAAGCCTCTACTACCAAACAACATTTTGGAGATGTCGATGCACAACAGATTATTG aTTTACAACTACATCTACTCCAAAATGCAATGGACTGTGATGAACCCAGATCAACAGCATCTCATGATTGGGCATTGAGGCAAACCTTGTCTGAAGAACGTTGGCAGGAAGCAAGGCCAAAACTTCTTGACAGTTTGCTTGCTTCAGACTGCGTGCGTCGTGGTCCTTGTGATCATTGCAACATGAAAGAAGCAGTCATCAGATGCAAAGACTGTCTGCCAAAACCCCGTTACTGTGGGCAGTGTGACGTTTCTATGcatcaaaatatgttttttcacAACAGAGAGACTCTTATAGATGGGTTCTATAAACCTGTCCCTCCATCAACTGCTGTTCAAGACCTCAGTGGCCAAAATATCATATATGAACAAG TGTGTTTGCTGCCCATTACACAACCTGACAAAATTTGTGATTGTGACCCTCAAAACCTGTCTGTTGTCGCTGGGCGATCAGTTGTACTCATCTGTATAAATG gtCGCTATGACATCTTCCTGCCAGTTATGAATTGCAGAACATGTCATGCATCATGGACACCTGAGGTGGTGGACCTGCTGTTTAGTGGTTACTGGCCAGGTACTGTTGGGTTTCAAACTATATACCAGGTAGACCTTTTCAAATCTTTTGAGGACCTGAAGATCACTGCACCTGGGCTttcaagacaagcatttgtgaaAATGTTACAACAGCGCTCACAACAATTTGGAAGG AGTGGTAACATTTGTGGCGACGTCTTCCAAAAAGCTTTCCTTGAATGGACATATTGTCGTCATAAAAGAGAGAAACTCTGTGGCATTGACCACTTCACTTGCCCAGCTTGCACCCCAGATACAGTTGCTGTGTCTGCAGATGGAAACCGAAAACTatatagattcagcaaaacaaaGGG gGCAGAGGAACAACCGTTTTTTGATGGAGTTTTTCTTGCCAATGACAAAGATGTAGCAACATTTGTTGATTGTGTTCGTGAGAAGACCAATCCA ATACATGGAAAAGGCATCTGTGGAACATCAACATGGGCTGCAGCCAGGGAGACCTCTAAGAAGACAAACACCAAATGTGATGAAGAAGGCCTAGAGGTGGCAGTTTGCAGACACTGCATATTGCTTAGAGGTCTGAACATGTTTAGGGGAGAGATATTTGCATACCCTCTGTTTTTGCAAAACGAACTGGCCACAAAGACAAACTGCAAGTTTTTCTGCACTGACATCATGTGTCGATATTGGCCCTATCTGCAAAAGGTGGCTCAAGCATTCCCAGAAATGCAAAATTTGACTCAGATGAAGCCATTTCTCTCAGTTATGCATGCAAAGGGCCACTCAACAAAATGTGAG GTGCAGTGGGGTGGCAAAAACCAAACAGGGGCAGGTACAACCATCGGTGAAGAAGTTGAACAAGTGAACAGCTTTTTGTCCCGTGTGGCTCTAACAACAAAATACATGAGTAAGGCTG CACGAGTAGATATGATCACATTGCATGCCAGAGGATGGAATGTGCGAAAAAAAAGAAACCTGCACAAGTACTTGTCTACACGGTACTTGAag TATTGCCAAAGGTTTGTGAGACTTTCCATTAATTATACTTTTGAGACTATCCGAAAGACAAAGGAAGTCAAAGATGACATTGAGGCTATAAAGAAGAGCACACAAAGGTCTGAAGAGGAACTGCAACAGTGGGTCACTGATGTGAGACAGTGGGCAGTTGACA CTCCAGATGACCTCAGAACAGATGATCCAGTGGCATTGCAACATCTGATTGAAGGCTTATTCTTGGGCATCCAGCAGAAAAAGAGGGATCTGTATAGAGCAACTG aCCGCAACAAACAGCGACACAAGATCCGAAGACGGATTCGAGAGGATAAGAAAAAGCTGTTTAATGCCATATCCCAATACAATGATCTTCCAACCACCACAGTATTTGTAGATTCAGTTGAAGACCTTCTGGCAACAGAAAGCCCTATCTGGCCTTGGGATTCTG AAACTGACACTTCCTTAGGCGTGAAGAAGAAGGTTTTCGACAAGGTGATGCAGCTGGAGAGACTGGTTGAGGAAGAGGTTATTCTTGTAGAAGAAATGAAACAACATTGGACGCATCTTACAAGAAGCTACAGGGCCTTGAAGGACCAGGCTAGTGTACTATCAGATGACCTGGCCACACAGA
- the LOC125258169 gene encoding uncharacterized protein LOC125258169 isoform X4, with protein sequence MEEELHLDLDEIMADLEEIQSEEAVKTPHKTRKRKKFDLKLQWKRRDQEGFLVYEKRKLRTDRSGRPVASTIASNPQEVDLGTACTSEASTTKQHFGDVDAQQIIDLQLHLLQNAMDCDEPRSTASHDWALRQTLSEERWQEARPKLLDSLLASDCVRRGPCDHCNMKEAVIRCKDCLPKPRYCGQCDVSMHQNMFFHNRETLIDGFYKPVPPSTAVQDLSGQNIIYEQVCLLPITQPDKICDCDPQNLSVVAGRSVVLICINGRYDIFLPVMNCRTCHASWTPEVVDLLFSGYWPGTVGFQTIYQVDLFKSFEDLKITAPGLSRQAFVKMLQQRSQQFGRSGNICGDVFQKAFLEWTYCRHKREKLCGIDHFTCPACTPDTVAVSADGNRKLYRFSKTKGAEEQPFFDGVFLANDKDVATFVDCVREKTNPIHGKGICGTSTWAAARETSKKTNTKCDEEGLEVAVCRHCILLRGLNMFRGEIFAYPLFLQNELATKTNCKFFCTDIMCRYWPYLQKVAQAFPEMQNLTQMKPFLSVMHAKGHSTKCEVQWGGKNQTGAGTTIGEEVEQVNSFLSRVALTTKYMSKAARVDMITLHARGWNVRKKRNLHKYLSTRYLKYCQRFVRLSINYTFETIRKTKEVKDDIEAIKKSTQRSEEELQQWVTDVRQWAVDTPDDLRTDDPVALQHLIEGLFLGIQQKKRDLYRATDRNKQRHKIRRRIREDKKKLFNAISQYNDLPTTTVFVDSVEDLLATESPIWPWDSETDTSLGVKKKVFDKVMQLERLVEEEVILVEEMKQHWTHLTRSYRALKDQASVLSDDLATQSYPSGLSGQAYHGLRSAVLQILEALKTDMVAVKETYSQICGNGGTVVEEEEEEEEDPYEHVSTDASTDDEL encoded by the exons atggaggaggaatTACACCTTGATCTTGATGAAATAATGGCTGATTTGGAGGAGATACag AGTGAGGAAGCAGTCAAAACACCACATAAAACACGAAAAAGAAAGAAGTTTGATCTaaaactgcagtggaaaaggaGAGACCAAGAAGGATTTTTGGTCTATGAGAAGCGCAAACTGAGGACAG ACCGATCTGGAAGACCAGTGGCCTCTACCATTGCAAGTAACCCTCAAGAAGTTGATCTTG GAACTGCCTGCACATCTGAAGCCTCTACTACCAAACAACATTTTGGAGATGTCGATGCACAACAGATTATTG aTTTACAACTACATCTACTCCAAAATGCAATGGACTGTGATGAACCCAGATCAACAGCATCTCATGATTGGGCATTGAGGCAAACCTTGTCTGAAGAACGTTGGCAGGAAGCAAGGCCAAAACTTCTTGACAGTTTGCTTGCTTCAGACTGCGTGCGTCGTGGTCCTTGTGATCATTGCAACATGAAAGAAGCAGTCATCAGATGCAAAGACTGTCTGCCAAAACCCCGTTACTGTGGGCAGTGTGACGTTTCTATGcatcaaaatatgttttttcacAACAGAGAGACTCTTATAGATGGGTTCTATAAACCTGTCCCTCCATCAACTGCTGTTCAAGACCTCAGTGGCCAAAATATCATATATGAACAAG TGTGTTTGCTGCCCATTACACAACCTGACAAAATTTGTGATTGTGACCCTCAAAACCTGTCTGTTGTCGCTGGGCGATCAGTTGTACTCATCTGTATAAATG gtCGCTATGACATCTTCCTGCCAGTTATGAATTGCAGAACATGTCATGCATCATGGACACCTGAGGTGGTGGACCTGCTGTTTAGTGGTTACTGGCCAGGTACTGTTGGGTTTCAAACTATATACCAGGTAGACCTTTTCAAATCTTTTGAGGACCTGAAGATCACTGCACCTGGGCTttcaagacaagcatttgtgaaAATGTTACAACAGCGCTCACAACAATTTGGAAGG AGTGGTAACATTTGTGGCGACGTCTTCCAAAAAGCTTTCCTTGAATGGACATATTGTCGTCATAAAAGAGAGAAACTCTGTGGCATTGACCACTTCACTTGCCCAGCTTGCACCCCAGATACAGTTGCTGTGTCTGCAGATGGAAACCGAAAACTatatagattcagcaaaacaaaGGG gGCAGAGGAACAACCGTTTTTTGATGGAGTTTTTCTTGCCAATGACAAAGATGTAGCAACATTTGTTGATTGTGTTCGTGAGAAGACCAATCCA ATACATGGAAAAGGCATCTGTGGAACATCAACATGGGCTGCAGCCAGGGAGACCTCTAAGAAGACAAACACCAAATGTGATGAAGAAGGCCTAGAGGTGGCAGTTTGCAGACACTGCATATTGCTTAGAGGTCTGAACATGTTTAGGGGAGAGATATTTGCATACCCTCTGTTTTTGCAAAACGAACTGGCCACAAAGACAAACTGCAAGTTTTTCTGCACTGACATCATGTGTCGATATTGGCCCTATCTGCAAAAGGTGGCTCAAGCATTCCCAGAAATGCAAAATTTGACTCAGATGAAGCCATTTCTCTCAGTTATGCATGCAAAGGGCCACTCAACAAAATGTGAG GTGCAGTGGGGTGGCAAAAACCAAACAGGGGCAGGTACAACCATCGGTGAAGAAGTTGAACAAGTGAACAGCTTTTTGTCCCGTGTGGCTCTAACAACAAAATACATGAGTAAGGCTG CACGAGTAGATATGATCACATTGCATGCCAGAGGATGGAATGTGCGAAAAAAAAGAAACCTGCACAAGTACTTGTCTACACGGTACTTGAag TATTGCCAAAGGTTTGTGAGACTTTCCATTAATTATACTTTTGAGACTATCCGAAAGACAAAGGAAGTCAAAGATGACATTGAGGCTATAAAGAAGAGCACACAAAGGTCTGAAGAGGAACTGCAACAGTGGGTCACTGATGTGAGACAGTGGGCAGTTGACA CTCCAGATGACCTCAGAACAGATGATCCAGTGGCATTGCAACATCTGATTGAAGGCTTATTCTTGGGCATCCAGCAGAAAAAGAGGGATCTGTATAGAGCAACTG aCCGCAACAAACAGCGACACAAGATCCGAAGACGGATTCGAGAGGATAAGAAAAAGCTGTTTAATGCCATATCCCAATACAATGATCTTCCAACCACCACAGTATTTGTAGATTCAGTTGAAGACCTTCTGGCAACAGAAAGCCCTATCTGGCCTTGGGATTCTG AAACTGACACTTCCTTAGGCGTGAAGAAGAAGGTTTTCGACAAGGTGATGCAGCTGGAGAGACTGGTTGAGGAAGAGGTTATTCTTGTAGAAGAAATGAAACAACATTGGACGCATCTTACAAGAAGCTACAGGGCCTTGAAGGACCAGGCTAGTGTACTATCAGATGACCTGGCCACACAGA
- the LOC125258169 gene encoding uncharacterized protein LOC125258169 isoform X3, translating into MKVIEKQQVFKKGSSDQPTPEKNMEEELHLDLDEIMADLEEIQSEEAVKTPHKTRKRKKFDLKLQWKRRDQEGFLVYEKRKLRTDRSGRPVASTIASNPQEVDLGTACTSEASTTKQHFGDVDAQQIIDLQLHLLQNAMDCDEPRSTASHDWALRQTLSEERWQEARPKLLDSLLASDCVRRGPCDHCNMKEAVIRCKDCLPKPRYCGQCDVSMHQNMFFHNRETLIDGFYKPVPPSTAVQDLSGQNIIYEQVCLLPITQPDKICDCDPQNLSVVAGRSVVLICINGRYDIFLPVMNCRTCHASWTPEVVDLLFSGYWPGTVGFQTIYQVDLFKSFEDLKITAPGLSRQAFVKMLQQRSQQFGRSGNICGDVFQKAFLEWTYCRHKREKLCGIDHFTCPACTPDTVAVSADGNRKLYRFSKTKGAEEQPFFDGVFLANDKDVATFVDCVREKTNPIHGKGICGTSTWAAARETSKKTNTKCDEEGLEVAVCRHCILLRGLNMFRGEIFAYPLFLQNELATKTNCKFFCTDIMCRYWPYLQKVAQAFPEMQNLTQMKPFLSVMHAKGHSTKCEVQWGGKNQTGAGTTIGEEVEQVNSFLSRVALTTKYMSKAARVDMITLHARGWNVRKKRNLHKYLSTRYLKYCQRFVRLSINYTFETIRKTKEVKDDIEAIKKSTQRSEEELQQWVTDVRQWAVDTPDDLRTDDPVALQHLIEGLFLGIQQKKRDLYRATDRNKQRHKIRRRIREDKKKLFNAISQYNDLPTTTVFVDSVEDLLATESPIWPWDSETDTSLGVKKKVFDKVMQLERLVEEEVILVEEMKQHWTHLTRSYRALKDQASVLSDDLATQSYPSGLSGQAYHGLRSAVLQILEALKTDMVAVKETYSQICGNGGTVVEEEEEEEEDPYEHVSTDASTDDEL; encoded by the exons ATGAAAGTGATAGAAAAGCAGCAG GTGTTTAAAAAAGGGTCATCTGATCAGCCTACACCAGAGaaaaatatggaggaggaatTACACCTTGATCTTGATGAAATAATGGCTGATTTGGAGGAGATACag AGTGAGGAAGCAGTCAAAACACCACATAAAACACGAAAAAGAAAGAAGTTTGATCTaaaactgcagtggaaaaggaGAGACCAAGAAGGATTTTTGGTCTATGAGAAGCGCAAACTGAGGACAG ACCGATCTGGAAGACCAGTGGCCTCTACCATTGCAAGTAACCCTCAAGAAGTTGATCTTG GAACTGCCTGCACATCTGAAGCCTCTACTACCAAACAACATTTTGGAGATGTCGATGCACAACAGATTATTG aTTTACAACTACATCTACTCCAAAATGCAATGGACTGTGATGAACCCAGATCAACAGCATCTCATGATTGGGCATTGAGGCAAACCTTGTCTGAAGAACGTTGGCAGGAAGCAAGGCCAAAACTTCTTGACAGTTTGCTTGCTTCAGACTGCGTGCGTCGTGGTCCTTGTGATCATTGCAACATGAAAGAAGCAGTCATCAGATGCAAAGACTGTCTGCCAAAACCCCGTTACTGTGGGCAGTGTGACGTTTCTATGcatcaaaatatgttttttcacAACAGAGAGACTCTTATAGATGGGTTCTATAAACCTGTCCCTCCATCAACTGCTGTTCAAGACCTCAGTGGCCAAAATATCATATATGAACAAG TGTGTTTGCTGCCCATTACACAACCTGACAAAATTTGTGATTGTGACCCTCAAAACCTGTCTGTTGTCGCTGGGCGATCAGTTGTACTCATCTGTATAAATG gtCGCTATGACATCTTCCTGCCAGTTATGAATTGCAGAACATGTCATGCATCATGGACACCTGAGGTGGTGGACCTGCTGTTTAGTGGTTACTGGCCAGGTACTGTTGGGTTTCAAACTATATACCAGGTAGACCTTTTCAAATCTTTTGAGGACCTGAAGATCACTGCACCTGGGCTttcaagacaagcatttgtgaaAATGTTACAACAGCGCTCACAACAATTTGGAAGG AGTGGTAACATTTGTGGCGACGTCTTCCAAAAAGCTTTCCTTGAATGGACATATTGTCGTCATAAAAGAGAGAAACTCTGTGGCATTGACCACTTCACTTGCCCAGCTTGCACCCCAGATACAGTTGCTGTGTCTGCAGATGGAAACCGAAAACTatatagattcagcaaaacaaaGGG gGCAGAGGAACAACCGTTTTTTGATGGAGTTTTTCTTGCCAATGACAAAGATGTAGCAACATTTGTTGATTGTGTTCGTGAGAAGACCAATCCA ATACATGGAAAAGGCATCTGTGGAACATCAACATGGGCTGCAGCCAGGGAGACCTCTAAGAAGACAAACACCAAATGTGATGAAGAAGGCCTAGAGGTGGCAGTTTGCAGACACTGCATATTGCTTAGAGGTCTGAACATGTTTAGGGGAGAGATATTTGCATACCCTCTGTTTTTGCAAAACGAACTGGCCACAAAGACAAACTGCAAGTTTTTCTGCACTGACATCATGTGTCGATATTGGCCCTATCTGCAAAAGGTGGCTCAAGCATTCCCAGAAATGCAAAATTTGACTCAGATGAAGCCATTTCTCTCAGTTATGCATGCAAAGGGCCACTCAACAAAATGTGAG GTGCAGTGGGGTGGCAAAAACCAAACAGGGGCAGGTACAACCATCGGTGAAGAAGTTGAACAAGTGAACAGCTTTTTGTCCCGTGTGGCTCTAACAACAAAATACATGAGTAAGGCTG CACGAGTAGATATGATCACATTGCATGCCAGAGGATGGAATGTGCGAAAAAAAAGAAACCTGCACAAGTACTTGTCTACACGGTACTTGAag TATTGCCAAAGGTTTGTGAGACTTTCCATTAATTATACTTTTGAGACTATCCGAAAGACAAAGGAAGTCAAAGATGACATTGAGGCTATAAAGAAGAGCACACAAAGGTCTGAAGAGGAACTGCAACAGTGGGTCACTGATGTGAGACAGTGGGCAGTTGACA CTCCAGATGACCTCAGAACAGATGATCCAGTGGCATTGCAACATCTGATTGAAGGCTTATTCTTGGGCATCCAGCAGAAAAAGAGGGATCTGTATAGAGCAACTG aCCGCAACAAACAGCGACACAAGATCCGAAGACGGATTCGAGAGGATAAGAAAAAGCTGTTTAATGCCATATCCCAATACAATGATCTTCCAACCACCACAGTATTTGTAGATTCAGTTGAAGACCTTCTGGCAACAGAAAGCCCTATCTGGCCTTGGGATTCTG AAACTGACACTTCCTTAGGCGTGAAGAAGAAGGTTTTCGACAAGGTGATGCAGCTGGAGAGACTGGTTGAGGAAGAGGTTATTCTTGTAGAAGAAATGAAACAACATTGGACGCATCTTACAAGAAGCTACAGGGCCTTGAAGGACCAGGCTAGTGTACTATCAGATGACCTGGCCACACAGA
- the LOC125258169 gene encoding uncharacterized protein LOC125258169 isoform X2: protein MSPTLSMDIKPSRKLYANHIYSFVFMCILFFCGPQVFKKGSSDQPTPEKNMEEELHLDLDEIMADLEEIQSEEAVKTPHKTRKRKKFDLKLQWKRRDQEGFLVYEKRKLRTDRSGRPVASTIASNPQEVDLGTACTSEASTTKQHFGDVDAQQIIDLQLHLLQNAMDCDEPRSTASHDWALRQTLSEERWQEARPKLLDSLLASDCVRRGPCDHCNMKEAVIRCKDCLPKPRYCGQCDVSMHQNMFFHNRETLIDGFYKPVPPSTAVQDLSGQNIIYEQVCLLPITQPDKICDCDPQNLSVVAGRSVVLICINGRYDIFLPVMNCRTCHASWTPEVVDLLFSGYWPGTVGFQTIYQVDLFKSFEDLKITAPGLSRQAFVKMLQQRSQQFGRSGNICGDVFQKAFLEWTYCRHKREKLCGIDHFTCPACTPDTVAVSADGNRKLYRFSKTKGAEEQPFFDGVFLANDKDVATFVDCVREKTNPIHGKGICGTSTWAAARETSKKTNTKCDEEGLEVAVCRHCILLRGLNMFRGEIFAYPLFLQNELATKTNCKFFCTDIMCRYWPYLQKVAQAFPEMQNLTQMKPFLSVMHAKGHSTKCEVQWGGKNQTGAGTTIGEEVEQVNSFLSRVALTTKYMSKAARVDMITLHARGWNVRKKRNLHKYLSTRYLKTIRKTKEVKDDIEAIKKSTQRSEEELQQWVTDVRQWAVDTPDDLRTDDPVALQHLIEGLFLGIQQKKRDLYRATDRNKQRHKIRRRIREDKKKLFNAISQYNDLPTTTVFVDSVEDLLATESPIWPWDSETDTSLGVKKKVFDKVMQLERLVEEEVILVEEMKQHWTHLTRSYRALKDQASVLSDDLATQSYPSGLSGQAYHGLRSAVLQILEALKTDMVAVKETYSQICGNGGTVVEEEEEEEEDPYEHVSTDASTDDEL, encoded by the exons ATGTCTCCCACCTTAAGCATGGACATTAAACCCTCCAGGAAGTTGTATGCAAACCACAtatattcatttgtttttatgtgtattttgtttttttgtggccCTCAGGTGTTTAAAAAAGGGTCATCTGATCAGCCTACACCAGAGaaaaatatggaggaggaatTACACCTTGATCTTGATGAAATAATGGCTGATTTGGAGGAGATACag AGTGAGGAAGCAGTCAAAACACCACATAAAACACGAAAAAGAAAGAAGTTTGATCTaaaactgcagtggaaaaggaGAGACCAAGAAGGATTTTTGGTCTATGAGAAGCGCAAACTGAGGACAG ACCGATCTGGAAGACCAGTGGCCTCTACCATTGCAAGTAACCCTCAAGAAGTTGATCTTG GAACTGCCTGCACATCTGAAGCCTCTACTACCAAACAACATTTTGGAGATGTCGATGCACAACAGATTATTG aTTTACAACTACATCTACTCCAAAATGCAATGGACTGTGATGAACCCAGATCAACAGCATCTCATGATTGGGCATTGAGGCAAACCTTGTCTGAAGAACGTTGGCAGGAAGCAAGGCCAAAACTTCTTGACAGTTTGCTTGCTTCAGACTGCGTGCGTCGTGGTCCTTGTGATCATTGCAACATGAAAGAAGCAGTCATCAGATGCAAAGACTGTCTGCCAAAACCCCGTTACTGTGGGCAGTGTGACGTTTCTATGcatcaaaatatgttttttcacAACAGAGAGACTCTTATAGATGGGTTCTATAAACCTGTCCCTCCATCAACTGCTGTTCAAGACCTCAGTGGCCAAAATATCATATATGAACAAG TGTGTTTGCTGCCCATTACACAACCTGACAAAATTTGTGATTGTGACCCTCAAAACCTGTCTGTTGTCGCTGGGCGATCAGTTGTACTCATCTGTATAAATG gtCGCTATGACATCTTCCTGCCAGTTATGAATTGCAGAACATGTCATGCATCATGGACACCTGAGGTGGTGGACCTGCTGTTTAGTGGTTACTGGCCAGGTACTGTTGGGTTTCAAACTATATACCAGGTAGACCTTTTCAAATCTTTTGAGGACCTGAAGATCACTGCACCTGGGCTttcaagacaagcatttgtgaaAATGTTACAACAGCGCTCACAACAATTTGGAAGG AGTGGTAACATTTGTGGCGACGTCTTCCAAAAAGCTTTCCTTGAATGGACATATTGTCGTCATAAAAGAGAGAAACTCTGTGGCATTGACCACTTCACTTGCCCAGCTTGCACCCCAGATACAGTTGCTGTGTCTGCAGATGGAAACCGAAAACTatatagattcagcaaaacaaaGGG gGCAGAGGAACAACCGTTTTTTGATGGAGTTTTTCTTGCCAATGACAAAGATGTAGCAACATTTGTTGATTGTGTTCGTGAGAAGACCAATCCA ATACATGGAAAAGGCATCTGTGGAACATCAACATGGGCTGCAGCCAGGGAGACCTCTAAGAAGACAAACACCAAATGTGATGAAGAAGGCCTAGAGGTGGCAGTTTGCAGACACTGCATATTGCTTAGAGGTCTGAACATGTTTAGGGGAGAGATATTTGCATACCCTCTGTTTTTGCAAAACGAACTGGCCACAAAGACAAACTGCAAGTTTTTCTGCACTGACATCATGTGTCGATATTGGCCCTATCTGCAAAAGGTGGCTCAAGCATTCCCAGAAATGCAAAATTTGACTCAGATGAAGCCATTTCTCTCAGTTATGCATGCAAAGGGCCACTCAACAAAATGTGAG GTGCAGTGGGGTGGCAAAAACCAAACAGGGGCAGGTACAACCATCGGTGAAGAAGTTGAACAAGTGAACAGCTTTTTGTCCCGTGTGGCTCTAACAACAAAATACATGAGTAAGGCTG CACGAGTAGATATGATCACATTGCATGCCAGAGGATGGAATGTGCGAAAAAAAAGAAACCTGCACAAGTACTTGTCTACACGGTACTTGAag ACTATCCGAAAGACAAAGGAAGTCAAAGATGACATTGAGGCTATAAAGAAGAGCACACAAAGGTCTGAAGAGGAACTGCAACAGTGGGTCACTGATGTGAGACAGTGGGCAGTTGACA CTCCAGATGACCTCAGAACAGATGATCCAGTGGCATTGCAACATCTGATTGAAGGCTTATTCTTGGGCATCCAGCAGAAAAAGAGGGATCTGTATAGAGCAACTG aCCGCAACAAACAGCGACACAAGATCCGAAGACGGATTCGAGAGGATAAGAAAAAGCTGTTTAATGCCATATCCCAATACAATGATCTTCCAACCACCACAGTATTTGTAGATTCAGTTGAAGACCTTCTGGCAACAGAAAGCCCTATCTGGCCTTGGGATTCTG AAACTGACACTTCCTTAGGCGTGAAGAAGAAGGTTTTCGACAAGGTGATGCAGCTGGAGAGACTGGTTGAGGAAGAGGTTATTCTTGTAGAAGAAATGAAACAACATTGGACGCATCTTACAAGAAGCTACAGGGCCTTGAAGGACCAGGCTAGTGTACTATCAGATGACCTGGCCACACAGA